The Vibrio tubiashii ATCC 19109 genome has a segment encoding these proteins:
- a CDS encoding thymidine kinase produces MAQMYFYYSAMNAGKSTTLLQSSFNYQERGMNPVIFTAALDDRYGIGKVSSRIGLQSDAQLFNAETNLYQEISALNEVEKRHCILVDECQFLSKEQVYQLTEVVDKLHIPVLCYGLRTDFLGELFEGSKYLLSWADKLIELKTICHCGRKANMVIRTDEHGVAIKEGDQVAIGGNDRYVSVCREHYKEALGK; encoded by the coding sequence GTGGCACAGATGTACTTCTATTACTCAGCAATGAATGCGGGTAAATCAACCACTCTTCTTCAGTCTTCTTTTAACTATCAAGAACGCGGCATGAACCCAGTGATTTTTACCGCTGCTCTAGATGACCGCTATGGTATTGGTAAAGTGAGCTCACGTATTGGTTTGCAGTCAGATGCTCAGCTATTCAATGCCGAGACAAACCTGTATCAAGAGATCTCTGCGCTAAATGAAGTTGAAAAACGTCACTGTATTTTGGTCGATGAGTGTCAGTTTCTGAGTAAAGAGCAAGTTTACCAACTGACCGAAGTCGTAGATAAACTGCATATTCCTGTGCTTTGTTACGGGCTGAGAACAGACTTTCTTGGTGAGCTGTTTGAAGGGAGTAAATACCTACTGTCTTGGGCAGACAAATTGATAGAGCTAAAAACTATTTGTCACTGTGGACGTAAAGCCAACATGGTGATTCGCACTGACGAACATGGCGTAGCGATTAAAGAGGGTGACCAAGTCGCGATTGGTGGCAATGACCGCTATGTATCCGTTTGTCGCGAGCATTATAAAGAGGCACTAGGCAAATAA
- a CDS encoding outer membrane lipoprotein, translating into MKKLLWIILVFPLIANAAYQRNTARPVNEVVFGQVETVRYITQQDIIKSKGSGWETLLGAVVGGLVGNQFGGGSGKEVATAVGAVAGAGIARSQANQEYSVEYKLVEILIETDKGKLIDVIQDVDNTMLFERGDKVRILYFDDGVRVDKEY; encoded by the coding sequence ATGAAGAAGTTACTTTGGATCATATTGGTTTTTCCCTTAATTGCCAATGCGGCCTACCAAAGAAATACGGCTCGCCCAGTCAACGAAGTTGTGTTTGGTCAGGTAGAGACAGTGAGATACATCACCCAGCAAGATATTATTAAATCGAAAGGTTCAGGGTGGGAAACGCTGTTAGGAGCCGTTGTGGGTGGTTTAGTTGGCAACCAGTTTGGCGGTGGTAGCGGAAAAGAAGTGGCGACAGCAGTTGGAGCGGTTGCAGGGGCAGGTATCGCGCGAAGCCAAGCCAATCAAGAATACTCAGTGGAGTATAAATTGGTAGAAATACTGATTGAAACGGACAAGGGTAAGTTGATTGACGTTATCCAAGACGTCGATAACACCATGTTGTTTGAGCGAGGAGACAAAGTTCGTATTCTCTATTTCGATGATGGGGTACGCGTCGATAAGGAATATTGA
- the topA gene encoding type I DNA topoisomerase translates to MGKSLVIVESPAKAKTINKYLGKDFIVKSSVGHVRDLPTAGQSTGQKAAAVSTKGLSAEEKARIKKEKDRKSLIKKMGIDPYHGWEANYQVLPGKEKVVAELQKLAKDADSVYLATDLDREGEAIAWHLREIIGGDEERYKRVVFNEITKNAIQQAFEKPGELSMDGVNAQQARRFMDRVVGFMVSPLLWKKVARGLSAGRVQSVAVKLLVEREREIKAFIPEEFWDIHADTKTQDKTDFRLQVAQKEGVAFKPVNEAETKAAMAVLEKARYEVCKREDRPTSSKPSAPYITSTLQQAASTRLGYGVKKTMMLAQRLYEAGYITYMRTDSTNLSSEAVEAARGFIATEFGDAYLPSKAIVYGSKEGAQEAHEAIRPSDVSVKADDLNGMESDAHKLYSLIWNQFVACQMTPAKYDSTTVSVKAAEYTLKAKGRILKFDGWTRVQRPLGKNEDQILPAVQVGDAIELVTLDPKQHFTKPPARFTEAALVKELEKRGIGRPSTYASIISTIQDRGYVKVEQRRFYAEKMGEIVTDRLDGSFDELMNYEFTSRMEEKLDQIAEGDANWKGVLDDFFKDFTGDLEKAEQDEELGGMKPNHIVYTDIECPTCSREMGIRTASTGVFLGCSGYALPPKERCKTTINLGDEDGVINVLEEDVETAALRAKKRCPICETAMDAYLIDDKRKLHVCGNNPNCEGYIVEHGEYKVKGYDGPVVECDKCGSDMVLKNGRFGKYMDCTSEECKNTRKILKNGEVAPPKEDPVHLPELPCENSDAYFVLRDGASGLFLAASTFPKSRETRAPLVEELVRFKDRISPKFHYLTDAPQQDPDGLPMVVRFSRKSKENYVRSEVDGKPSGYTALYVDGKWEITDKRKKPAKKK, encoded by the coding sequence ATGGGTAAGTCACTGGTTATTGTGGAGTCGCCAGCCAAAGCGAAGACCATCAATAAGTATTTAGGTAAGGACTTCATTGTAAAGTCCAGTGTAGGTCACGTACGTGATCTACCGACTGCTGGCCAAAGCACTGGTCAGAAAGCTGCTGCGGTATCAACCAAGGGCTTAAGTGCTGAAGAAAAAGCACGAATCAAAAAAGAAAAAGATCGCAAGTCACTAATCAAAAAAATGGGTATCGACCCATATCATGGTTGGGAAGCGAACTATCAGGTTCTGCCAGGCAAAGAGAAAGTAGTGGCAGAGCTGCAAAAGCTTGCGAAAGACGCAGACAGCGTTTATCTCGCAACCGATTTGGATCGCGAGGGAGAGGCTATCGCTTGGCACCTTCGTGAGATCATCGGTGGTGATGAAGAGCGATACAAACGCGTTGTATTCAACGAGATTACCAAAAATGCTATCCAGCAGGCGTTCGAGAAACCGGGCGAGCTAAGTATGGATGGTGTTAACGCACAGCAAGCGCGCCGTTTTATGGACCGCGTGGTTGGCTTTATGGTGTCACCACTGCTTTGGAAAAAGGTTGCACGTGGTCTATCTGCGGGTCGTGTACAGTCTGTAGCGGTGAAGTTGCTGGTAGAGCGTGAGCGTGAAATCAAAGCGTTTATTCCAGAAGAGTTCTGGGATATCCACGCAGATACTAAGACTCAAGATAAAACTGACTTCCGTTTGCAGGTGGCGCAGAAAGAAGGCGTTGCGTTTAAGCCCGTCAATGAAGCTGAAACCAAAGCGGCGATGGCTGTGCTTGAGAAAGCACGTTATGAAGTTTGTAAGCGCGAAGATCGCCCGACTTCAAGCAAACCTTCAGCACCTTACATTACCTCGACATTGCAGCAGGCAGCGAGTACTCGTTTAGGTTACGGCGTTAAGAAAACCATGATGTTGGCTCAGCGTCTGTATGAAGCGGGTTACATCACCTATATGCGTACCGACTCGACTAACTTGAGTTCTGAAGCGGTAGAAGCTGCCCGTGGTTTTATCGCGACTGAATTTGGCGACGCTTACCTGCCTAGCAAAGCAATTGTTTACGGTAGCAAAGAGGGCGCCCAAGAGGCGCACGAAGCGATTCGACCATCTGATGTATCTGTGAAAGCGGATGATCTCAATGGTATGGAATCAGATGCGCACAAACTTTACTCGCTAATCTGGAATCAGTTTGTGGCGTGTCAGATGACACCGGCAAAATACGATTCAACTACCGTGAGCGTGAAAGCGGCTGAGTACACGCTTAAAGCGAAAGGTCGTATATTGAAATTTGACGGTTGGACTCGTGTTCAACGTCCATTAGGTAAAAACGAAGACCAGATTCTACCTGCAGTACAGGTGGGTGATGCGATTGAGCTTGTTACTCTTGACCCTAAGCAGCACTTCACAAAGCCGCCAGCGCGTTTCACCGAAGCAGCCTTGGTTAAAGAGCTTGAAAAACGTGGTATTGGTCGCCCTTCAACGTATGCGTCAATCATTTCAACCATCCAAGATCGTGGTTATGTGAAAGTCGAACAGCGTCGCTTCTATGCTGAGAAGATGGGTGAAATCGTCACTGACCGTCTAGATGGTAGCTTCGATGAGCTAATGAACTACGAGTTCACATCTCGTATGGAAGAAAAGCTAGACCAAATTGCAGAAGGCGATGCCAACTGGAAAGGTGTGCTAGATGACTTCTTTAAAGACTTTACCGGTGATTTAGAGAAAGCGGAACAAGACGAAGAACTGGGCGGCATGAAGCCAAACCATATCGTCTACACTGATATCGAGTGTCCGACCTGTTCTCGTGAGATGGGTATCCGTACTGCTTCTACAGGTGTTTTCCTAGGTTGTTCAGGTTACGCATTGCCTCCTAAAGAGCGTTGTAAGACGACCATCAACCTAGGCGATGAAGATGGTGTTATCAACGTTCTTGAAGAGGATGTTGAGACGGCTGCACTGCGTGCGAAAAAGCGCTGTCCAATCTGTGAAACGGCGATGGATGCGTACTTAATCGATGACAAACGTAAACTGCATGTTTGTGGTAATAACCCGAACTGTGAAGGTTACATTGTTGAACACGGTGAGTACAAAGTTAAAGGTTACGATGGTCCAGTTGTCGAATGTGACAAGTGTGGCAGCGACATGGTGCTTAAGAACGGCCGTTTCGGTAAGTACATGGACTGTACGAGTGAAGAGTGTAAGAACACTCGTAAGATCCTGAAAAATGGCGAAGTTGCTCCGCCAAAAGAAGATCCTGTGCATTTGCCAGAGCTACCATGTGAAAACTCAGATGCTTACTTCGTTCTTCGTGATGGTGCTTCTGGTCTGTTCTTAGCAGCAAGCACATTCCCGAAATCGCGCGAAACTCGTGCACCTTTGGTTGAAGAACTTGTGCGCTTCAAGGACCGTATTTCACCTAAGTTCCACTATTTGACTGACGCCCCTCAGCAAGATCCTGATGGTTTGCCTATGGTGGTACGCTTTAGCCGTAAGTCGAAAGAGAACTACGTCCGTTCAGAGGTGGATGGCAAGCCTTCGGGTTACACGGCACTCTACGTCGATGGCAAATGGGAAATTACCGATAAGCGTAAAAAGCCAGCCAAGAAAAAGTAA
- a CDS encoding YciN family protein → MSDKKAISQFELLMIANQIIQDHEDYLEGMRAESVEEKDDVLVFKGNYFLDDNGLPTAKTTAVFNMFKYLAHHLSKEFTIEG, encoded by the coding sequence ATGAGTGACAAAAAGGCCATCTCTCAGTTTGAATTGTTAATGATCGCCAATCAAATTATCCAAGACCACGAAGACTATCTCGAAGGCATGCGCGCAGAGAGCGTAGAAGAGAAAGACGATGTGTTGGTGTTTAAAGGAAACTACTTTCTCGATGATAACGGCTTACCAACAGCTAAAACGACAGCCGTATTTAATATGTTTAAGTATCTAGCGCACCATTTGTCGAAAGAGTTTACGATTGAAGGATAA
- the aat gene encoding leucyl/phenylalanyl-tRNA--protein transferase, whose translation MAIYLTELDPDKLWFPSTFDALSDPNGLLAFGGDLSAERLILAYQNGIFPWYGPGEPILWWSPSPRAVFNPKTFQPAKSLKKFQRKLAYRVTINHATEQVIDYCASTRSKEETWLNEEMRSAYKTLAQQGHCHSVEVWHADKLIGGLYGISIGQVFCGESMFSLETNASKIALWYFCRHFEQHGGKLIDCQVINPHLASLGAIELNREDFIQTLLSYNNEPLLENCFSKQQLTSESWGE comes from the coding sequence ATGGCGATTTATCTCACTGAACTTGATCCCGACAAACTTTGGTTTCCATCCACCTTTGATGCGTTATCTGACCCTAATGGTTTACTCGCCTTTGGTGGAGACCTCAGTGCAGAAAGGCTAATACTCGCCTATCAAAATGGCATCTTCCCATGGTATGGACCCGGAGAGCCTATTCTTTGGTGGAGCCCATCGCCACGTGCTGTCTTTAATCCTAAGACATTTCAACCAGCCAAAAGTCTCAAAAAATTTCAAAGAAAACTGGCTTACCGCGTGACGATTAACCATGCGACTGAACAAGTCATCGACTACTGCGCCTCGACCCGAAGCAAAGAAGAGACATGGCTTAATGAAGAAATGCGCAGTGCTTATAAAACCTTGGCACAGCAAGGGCACTGTCACTCAGTTGAGGTGTGGCACGCTGATAAGTTGATTGGCGGTCTGTATGGGATTTCAATTGGACAAGTTTTTTGTGGTGAGTCGATGTTTAGTTTAGAAACGAACGCATCTAAGATCGCGCTGTGGTATTTTTGCCGCCATTTTGAACAACACGGCGGTAAGCTAATCGATTGTCAGGTGATAAACCCTCATCTTGCTTCTCTTGGCGCAATTGAGCTCAATCGTGAAGACTTTATTCAAACACTGCTATCCTATAATAATGAACCGCTACTGGAGAACTGTTTCTCAAAACAGCAATTAACCAGTGAATCATGGGGAGAATAA
- a CDS encoding GGDEF domain-containing protein, with protein sequence MKQRLKLLTFLACVSAIFLFAAHSISKQVVDGIVKELLWKYAQISAHHDAETLLAPIIKEVNLISELAEHPNVTSWGMNSNDDVYRAVAEETLDRYRWQLKSKNFFIVLDENLAYHYNDVQSVREQTFLRYYLDPASVQDNWYFEQRDSGVDFSVNIARDAHLNLTRVWINHSIVDSGRFLGVVGTGIDTNLLFERFDEHHSHALKTLFVDEGRRVQFSVDSHKFHYPLRDSENTKPTLSDYVPNSDEYSAIETLMQRQKSGEEAEILMVQQESGKAVVAIHYIEALGWYELTFVSIDAMVPSWTATSLYLPLMGLVFLCALLSYFYLVKYWISPVERIGERLAKLTRFKSANQTLDEAVDLIEHELTSARTGLEELVASRTEQIDKLAIFDFITGLHNRRGLERELRAELARSSREQHQFGLIWIDAGLSPRSGGVFDNEKHQDALKAVASCLTKAIREYDVAARWDDGEFLLLVRTDSNKILLQIACRIKQYVEQVQTRDSNYLHLVNKLSVGGTLIKPNVTMQQALALADSSLYIAKSETKDAIYIHQASNAA encoded by the coding sequence ATGAAACAGAGACTCAAGCTGCTGACTTTTTTAGCCTGTGTCAGTGCTATCTTTCTATTTGCTGCGCATAGCATCTCCAAACAAGTTGTTGACGGTATCGTTAAGGAACTGCTGTGGAAATACGCACAGATCTCTGCACACCATGATGCTGAAACATTGCTCGCGCCAATTATTAAAGAAGTGAATCTCATCAGTGAGTTGGCGGAACACCCGAATGTGACTTCATGGGGAATGAACAGCAATGATGACGTATACCGCGCTGTCGCTGAGGAAACCCTGGACCGATACCGTTGGCAATTAAAATCAAAAAACTTCTTCATCGTGCTTGATGAAAATCTGGCCTATCACTACAACGATGTACAAAGCGTACGGGAGCAAACCTTTCTTCGCTATTATCTCGACCCTGCTTCAGTCCAAGACAATTGGTATTTTGAGCAGAGAGATAGCGGTGTAGACTTTAGCGTTAATATCGCTAGAGATGCGCATTTAAATCTAACGCGAGTTTGGATCAATCACAGCATTGTTGACAGTGGTCGCTTCCTCGGTGTTGTTGGAACGGGAATCGACACTAATCTGCTGTTTGAACGTTTCGATGAACATCACTCTCACGCGTTAAAAACATTGTTCGTTGACGAAGGGCGAAGAGTCCAGTTTTCAGTCGATTCCCACAAATTTCACTACCCTCTAAGAGACAGTGAAAATACTAAGCCCACGTTGAGTGACTATGTTCCTAACTCTGATGAATACTCCGCGATAGAAACGCTAATGCAGCGTCAGAAGTCTGGTGAAGAAGCCGAAATTTTGATGGTTCAGCAAGAGTCAGGAAAAGCCGTAGTAGCGATTCATTATATTGAAGCTTTGGGGTGGTACGAGCTGACCTTTGTCAGCATTGACGCCATGGTTCCTAGTTGGACTGCAACGAGCCTTTATTTACCATTGATGGGCTTAGTATTTCTGTGCGCACTGCTGAGTTATTTCTATCTGGTTAAATACTGGATCTCGCCAGTCGAACGGATCGGTGAGCGACTCGCAAAGCTCACTAGGTTTAAGTCAGCGAATCAAACCCTTGATGAGGCAGTCGATTTGATTGAGCATGAACTCACTTCTGCGAGAACAGGGTTGGAGGAATTAGTCGCCTCACGTACCGAGCAGATAGATAAGCTTGCCATATTTGATTTCATTACCGGGCTGCACAATCGAAGAGGGCTGGAGCGCGAGTTACGTGCCGAGCTTGCACGCTCATCACGCGAACAGCATCAATTTGGCCTCATATGGATTGATGCTGGACTGTCGCCTAGAAGTGGTGGTGTGTTCGATAATGAAAAGCATCAGGACGCACTTAAAGCTGTCGCGTCATGTTTGACCAAAGCTATTCGCGAATATGATGTCGCGGCAAGATGGGATGACGGGGAGTTTTTGCTCCTTGTTCGCACAGATAGCAATAAGATTTTGTTACAGATAGCGTGTCGTATTAAGCAGTATGTCGAACAAGTTCAGACTAGAGATTCAAACTACCTCCATTTAGTTAATAAGCTATCAGTGGGCGGGACATTGATTAAACCAAACGTCACTATGCAACAAGCATTAGCACTAGCAGATAGCTCCTTATACATTGCTAAATCAGAAACCAAAGACGCGATCTATATCCACCAAGCATCGAATGCTGCTTAG
- the aroA gene encoding 3-phosphoshikimate 1-carboxyvinyltransferase, which produces MESLTLQPINKVNGEVNLPGSKSVSNRALLLAALASGKTRLTNLLDSDDIRHMLNALTQLGVSYSLSEDKTVCEVEGLGKPFDAPQALELFLGNAGTAMRPLAAALCLGGGEYVLTGEPRMKERPIGHLVNALRQAGAEVEYLENEDYPPLKILGTGLKGGTVEIDGSISSQFLTAFLMSAPLAQDDVTIKIIGELVSKPYIDITLHIMAQFGVEVENNDYQEFVVRKGQSYVAPGDFLVEGDASSASYFLAAAAIKGGEIKVTGIGKKSIQGDIQFADALEKMGAQIEWGDDYVISRVGELKAVDMDFNHIPDAAMTIATTALFAEGTTAIRNVYNWRVKETDRLAAMATELRKVGAEVEEGEDYIIVTPPAKLTHAAIDTYDDHRMAMCFSLVALSDTPVTINDPKCTSKTFPDYFDKLEGLSS; this is translated from the coding sequence ATGGAAAGCCTTACGTTACAACCTATCAACAAAGTCAATGGTGAGGTCAACTTACCTGGTTCAAAAAGTGTTTCTAACCGAGCTTTACTTCTTGCAGCACTAGCAAGTGGGAAAACTCGACTCACCAACTTACTCGACAGTGACGACATCCGTCATATGCTGAATGCACTGACTCAACTTGGTGTGTCTTATTCACTGTCTGAAGACAAAACAGTATGTGAAGTCGAAGGTCTAGGAAAGCCATTTGATGCGCCACAAGCGTTAGAGCTCTTTTTGGGTAACGCAGGTACTGCGATGCGTCCACTTGCTGCCGCTTTATGTTTAGGTGGTGGTGAATACGTTCTAACGGGTGAACCACGCATGAAAGAGCGCCCAATTGGTCACCTAGTCAATGCTCTGCGTCAAGCTGGGGCTGAGGTTGAATACCTTGAAAACGAAGATTACCCACCACTCAAGATTTTAGGTACTGGCCTCAAAGGCGGTACAGTTGAAATCGATGGTTCTATCTCAAGTCAGTTTTTAACAGCGTTTCTAATGTCTGCGCCGCTCGCGCAAGATGATGTGACGATTAAAATTATCGGTGAACTGGTTTCGAAACCATACATTGATATCACGCTGCATATCATGGCTCAGTTTGGTGTAGAAGTAGAAAACAATGACTACCAAGAGTTCGTGGTTCGTAAAGGCCAATCGTATGTTGCACCAGGAGATTTCCTAGTTGAAGGCGATGCTTCTTCAGCGTCTTACTTCTTAGCGGCAGCAGCGATAAAAGGTGGCGAAATTAAAGTAACCGGTATCGGTAAAAAGAGTATCCAAGGCGATATTCAATTTGCAGATGCACTAGAGAAAATGGGCGCACAAATCGAATGGGGTGACGACTACGTTATCTCTCGCGTCGGTGAGCTCAAAGCGGTTGATATGGACTTTAACCACATCCCAGATGCAGCGATGACGATTGCTACTACCGCACTGTTTGCAGAAGGTACTACCGCGATTCGCAACGTATACAACTGGCGTGTTAAAGAGACGGATCGATTAGCAGCAATGGCGACCGAACTACGTAAAGTCGGTGCAGAAGTTGAAGAGGGTGAGGATTACATTATTGTCACGCCGCCAGCCAAACTTACCCACGCTGCGATTGACACTTATGACGATCACCGCATGGCAATGTGTTTCTCGCTTGTTGCGCTAAGCGACACGCCCGTGACCATCAACGATCCTAAGTGTACCTCAAAGACTTTCCCTGACTACTTCGATAAGTTGGAAGGCTTGAGTTCGTAG
- a CDS encoding arginyltransferase encodes MSSDLQQIRIGLTDCHPCSYLADRQERVAVALDPTMHCGSSYEVLLANGFRRSGDTIYKPHCDLCSACQAIRVSIPDFVTSRNQKRLLNKAKAFSWQLKEQMDDNWFELYSRYIEARHRNGTMYPPKQKEFAQFSQCAWLNTQYLHIYDQDKLIAIAVTDILSNSVSAFYTYFDPDYALSLGTLAVLFQIQYCQEQGKQWLYLGYQIDECPAMNYKVRFQRHQRLVNQRWQG; translated from the coding sequence ATGAGTTCGGATCTGCAACAAATACGCATTGGATTAACCGATTGCCACCCTTGTAGCTATCTGGCAGATAGGCAAGAGCGCGTTGCGGTCGCTCTCGATCCGACGATGCATTGCGGTTCGAGCTACGAGGTCTTGCTCGCCAACGGATTCAGACGCAGTGGCGATACCATCTATAAACCCCACTGCGATCTATGTAGTGCGTGCCAAGCTATCCGAGTGTCTATCCCTGATTTTGTTACGTCTCGCAACCAAAAACGACTGCTGAATAAAGCAAAAGCCTTCTCATGGCAGCTAAAAGAGCAGATGGATGATAACTGGTTTGAACTCTATTCACGTTACATTGAAGCAAGGCATCGTAACGGAACTATGTACCCACCCAAGCAAAAAGAGTTCGCTCAGTTTTCTCAATGTGCTTGGCTTAATACTCAATATTTGCATATCTACGACCAAGACAAGCTCATTGCCATCGCGGTCACCGATATTCTTTCCAATAGCGTGAGTGCTTTCTACACCTATTTTGACCCGGATTATGCGCTTTCTCTCGGTACACTGGCGGTATTATTCCAAATCCAATACTGCCAAGAGCAAGGTAAACAATGGCTTTACCTAGGCTATCAAATCGATGAATGCCCAGCGATGAACTATAAAGTCCGATTTCAGCGTCATCAAAGGCTAGTAAATCAGCGTTGGCAAGGGTAG
- the infA gene encoding translation initiation factor IF-1: MAKEDVIEMQGTVLDTLPNTMFRVELENGHVVTAHISGKMRKNYIRILTGDKVTVEMTPYDLSKGRIVFRAR; this comes from the coding sequence ATGGCTAAAGAAGACGTAATTGAGATGCAAGGCACTGTCCTTGATACTCTACCAAACACAATGTTCCGTGTTGAGCTAGAAAACGGTCACGTAGTTACTGCTCACATCTCTGGTAAAATGCGTAAGAACTACATCCGTATTCTTACTGGTGACAAAGTAACTGTAGAGATGACTCCATACGATCTATCAAAAGGTCGCATCGTCTTCCGTGCTCGTTAA
- the cysS gene encoding cysteine--tRNA ligase: MLKIYNTLTRQKEEFKPINAGKVGMYVCGVTIYDLCHIGHGRTFVSFDVVSRYLRYLGYDLTFVRNITDIDDKIIKRANENGETCDSLTERLIGEMHADFDALNMKRPDIEPRATEYIAEIIELVQKLIERGFAYVADNGDVMFEIAKYDDYGKLSRQDLEQLQAGARVEIESAKRSSLDFVLWKMSKPGEPTWESPWGPGRPGWHIECSAMNSSILGNHFDIHGGGSDLQFPHHENEIAQSCCAHGTDYVNTWMHSGMVMVDREKMSKSLGNFFTIRDVLGHYDPETVRYFLMSGHYRSQLNYSEENLNQARASLERLYTSLRGLDLSTPAAGGEEYVKRFTEAMNDDFNTPEAYSVLFDMAREINRVKTEDIATASALGSLMRELADVIGILHQDPEAFLKGDSGSDDEVAEIEALIKLRNDSRAAKDWANADMARDKLTEMGIVLEDGPEGTTWRRK, translated from the coding sequence ATGTTAAAGATATATAACACACTCACAAGACAGAAAGAGGAATTCAAACCAATCAATGCTGGCAAAGTTGGCATGTATGTCTGTGGGGTAACCATCTATGATCTCTGTCATATAGGACATGGTCGTACGTTTGTTTCTTTTGACGTTGTTTCACGTTACTTACGCTACTTAGGCTATGACTTAACCTTTGTTCGCAACATCACGGATATCGACGACAAGATCATCAAGCGCGCGAACGAAAACGGCGAGACTTGTGACTCTCTGACTGAGCGTTTAATCGGTGAAATGCACGCTGATTTTGATGCTTTGAACATGAAGCGCCCTGACATCGAACCTCGTGCGACGGAATACATCGCAGAGATCATTGAACTGGTTCAAAAGCTTATAGAGCGTGGATTTGCTTATGTTGCTGACAATGGCGACGTTATGTTTGAAATCGCAAAATATGATGATTACGGCAAACTGTCACGCCAAGACCTAGAGCAGCTACAAGCAGGCGCTCGTGTCGAGATTGAAAGTGCAAAGCGTAGCTCTTTAGACTTTGTACTTTGGAAGATGTCTAAGCCAGGTGAACCAACATGGGAATCACCATGGGGCCCAGGCCGTCCGGGTTGGCATATCGAGTGTTCAGCGATGAACTCTTCGATTCTTGGAAACCACTTTGATATTCACGGTGGTGGTTCAGACCTGCAGTTCCCGCACCATGAAAATGAAATCGCTCAATCATGCTGTGCGCACGGAACAGATTACGTGAACACTTGGATGCACAGTGGCATGGTTATGGTTGATCGCGAGAAGATGTCGAAATCACTCGGTAACTTCTTCACTATTCGCGATGTGCTTGGCCATTATGATCCTGAAACTGTACGTTACTTCCTGATGTCAGGCCACTACCGTAGCCAGCTAAACTACAGTGAAGAGAACCTAAATCAAGCGCGCGCATCTCTAGAGCGTCTATACACCTCTTTGCGTGGTCTTGACCTATCAACGCCAGCCGCTGGTGGTGAAGAGTACGTGAAGCGTTTCACTGAAGCGATGAACGATGATTTCAACACGCCAGAAGCATACTCAGTGCTGTTTGACATGGCGCGTGAAATTAACCGCGTGAAGACAGAAGATATCGCCACCGCAAGCGCACTGGGTTCTTTAATGCGCGAACTAGCAGATGTGATCGGTATTCTTCACCAAGATCCAGAAGCTTTCCTAAAAGGTGATTCTGGCAGCGACGACGAAGTGGCAGAAATCGAAGCACTGATTAAGCTACGTAATGACTCTCGCGCAGCCAAAGATTGGGCAAATGCAGATATGGCACGCGATAAGCTGACAGAAATGGGCATTGTTCTTGAAGACGGCCCAGAAGGGACAACGTGGCGTCGTAAGTAA